From the genome of Biomphalaria glabrata chromosome 17, xgBioGlab47.1, whole genome shotgun sequence, one region includes:
- the LOC106057685 gene encoding monocarboxylate transporter 3-like isoform X1, translating to MASKDEPQGHCSTYCNDGTSHCHDVKVTQDAHHYNEGINHSTGVNNCQDVCQCSDTELNDGTCHCYDLNICHDICQRHGPSHPKNDTYHCHNTNSHHSDTCHCHGDSSIHDTCQCSGNVGNNYISRPDCYHEISGQASDRPYESTESMPIFGKYILLLCGTVTFGLSISLPISLSVMFLEWQDAFQVTRAHTAAVHSTCIGIIFSGGIIAGFLMDKFGARATCLIGSFLASFGLFLGFFATNIDFLIATTGVLTGSGFCLLQLPCMPCISKPFTKYRSLSISVCSFGAAAMNLIFPHMYRLLIEHFSWRGAYLIISGLAFNTCVTSFIMTSTVRIKKCVPPAPCEEKLLFHVKDIHYSKTAENGSDGDCVNVSHNFEFAVDKKSEPNLDLIALCIEEKTSQNIGRNSIQVVREMDSPGNQKTTVVSFVRAKMSKLLVYLQGSDWNFLRDPVFLLYLLCLGITLGSLFACFVLLMDVARTKNYDRSTGAIFILTASVANIGGRFVVCLLNLSQRCHSFVILCAFGGIASVAMILLGFITDYVYILICLVFIGGGIGGMVSIYPKCALDISMACSGSYPLALGVTCTSEGIFDFIVPVAIGYMVDVSDNYILPLTVLGCLSLLMMSALMVVFCIQRWKQ from the exons ATGGCTAGCAAAGATGAGCCCCAAGGCCATTGTAGCACTTATTGCAATGATGGTACCAGTCACTGCCATGATGTCAAAGTAACCCAAGATGCTCACCACTACAATGAGGGCATTAATCACAGCACAGGTGTCAATAACTGCCAGGATGTTTGTCAGTGCAGTGACACTGAACTCAATGATGGCACCTGTCACTGCTATGACTTAAATATCTGCCATGACATTTGCCAGAGACATGGCCCAAGTCATCCCAAAAATGACACTTATCATTGCCACAACACAAACTCCCACCACAGTGACACCTGTCATTGCCATGGTGACAGCAGCATCCATGACACCTGTCAGTGCAGTGGCAATGTGGGGAACAATTACATCAGTCGTCCTGACTGCTATCATGAAATCAGCGGCCAAGCTTCTGATAGACCTTATGAATCAACAGAGAGCATGCCCATTTTTGGAAAATACATTCTCTTGCTCTGTGGGACTGTCACATTTGGCCTGTCCATCTCGCTGCCTATTTCTTTATCAGTAATGTTCCTCGAATGGCAAGATGCCTTTCAAGTTACCAGAGCTCACACGGCTGCTGTACACTCCACTTGTATTGGGATTATATTTTCTGGAG GAATTATTGCTGGATTCCTTATGGATAAGTTTGGCGCTCGAGCAACATGCCTGATTGGATCTTTTCTTGCTTCCTTTGGACTCTTTTTGGGATTTTTTGCTACCAACATAGACTTCCTCATAGCCACCACTGGGGTTTTGACAG GATCTGGTTTTTGTTTGCTTCAGCTGCCATGTATGCCTTGTATTTCCAAACCATTCACCAAATACAGAAGTCTGAGTATATCTGTTTGTTCCTTTGGTGCTGCAGCCATGAACCTAATATTTCCTCACATGTATAGACTTCTTATTGAGCACTTCAG CTGGCGAGGTGCCTATCTCATTATTAGTGGTCTGGCTTTCAACACTTGTGTCACAAGTTTCATCATGACATCAACAGTCAGAATTAAAAAATGTGTGCCTCCTGCACCCTGTGAGGAAAAGTTACTTTTTCATGTCAAAGATATTCACTACAGCAAAACTGCAGAGAATGGTAGCGATGGTGACTGTGTAAATGTCAGCCACAATTTTGAATTTGCAGTTGATAAGAAATCAGAGCCAAATTTAGATTTGATTGCTTTGTGCATTGAAGAGAAAACATCTCAGAACATAGGGAGAAATAGCATTCAAGTTGTTAGAGAAATGGATTCCCCAGGCAATCAAAAGACTACTGTAGTTTCATTTGTTAGAGCTAAAATGTCAAAATTGTTAGTTTATTTACAAGGCTCAGACTGGAACTTCTTACGTGACCCAGTGTTTCTTCTATATTTACTGTGTCTTGGCATTACCCTTGGCAGTTTATTTGCTTGCTTTGTTCTTTTGATGGATGTGGCCAGGACTAAAAATTATGACCGTTCAACTGGAGCCATATTTATACTGACTGCCTCTGTGGCTAACATAGGTGGGAGATTTGTGGTCTGCCTTTTGAACTTGTCACAGCGGTGTCACAGCTTCGTAATCTTGTGTGCGTTTGGCGGCATAGCCAGTGTTGCCATGATACTTCTTGGCTTTATCACAGACTATGTCTACATTCTGATCTGTCTGGTCTTCATAGGTGGTGGCATTGGTGGGATGGTCAGCATCTATCCCAAATGTGCACTGGACATTAGCATGGCCTGCTCTGGATCATATCCTCTGGCCTTAGGGGTCACCTGCACGAGTGAAGGGATCTTTGACTTTATTGTTCCTGTGGCTATAG GCTACATGGTAGACGTTTCAGACAACTACATCCTGCCTCTGACAGTTCTCGGCTGTCTATCTCTTCTCATGATGTCTGCACTTATGGTAGTATTTTGTATCCAGCGCTGGAAACAgtga
- the LOC106057685 gene encoding uncharacterized protein LOC106057685 isoform X2 produces the protein MASKDEPQGHCSTYCNDGTSHCHDVKVTQDAHHYNEGINHSTGVNNCQDVCQCSDTELNDGTCHCYDLNICHDICQRHGPSHPKNDTYHCHNTNSHHSDTCHCHGDSSIHDTCQCSGNVGNNYISRPDCYHEISGQASDRPYESTESMPIFGKYILLLCGTVTFGLSISLPISLSVMFLEWQDAFQVTRAHTAAVHSTCIGIIFSGGIIAGFLMDKFGARATCLIGSFLASFGLFLGFFATNIDFLIATTGVLTGSGFCLLQLPCMPCISKPFTKYRSLSISVCSFGAAAMNLIFPHMYRLLIEHFSWRGAYLIISGLAFNTCVTSFIMTSTVRIKKCVPPAPCEEKLLFHVKDIHYSKTAENGSDGDCVNVSHNFEFAVDKKSEPNLDLIALCIEEKTSQNIGRNSIQVVREMDSPGNQKTTVVSFVRAKMSKLLVYLQGSDWNFLRDPVFLLYLLCLGITLGSLFACFVLLMDVARTKNYDRSTGAIFILTASVANIGGRFVVCLLNLSQRCHSFVILCAFGGIASVAMILLGFITDYVYILICLVFIGGGIGGMVSIYPKCALDISMACSGSYPLALGVTCTSEGIFDFIVPVAIVLKSFQCSSF, from the exons ATGGCTAGCAAAGATGAGCCCCAAGGCCATTGTAGCACTTATTGCAATGATGGTACCAGTCACTGCCATGATGTCAAAGTAACCCAAGATGCTCACCACTACAATGAGGGCATTAATCACAGCACAGGTGTCAATAACTGCCAGGATGTTTGTCAGTGCAGTGACACTGAACTCAATGATGGCACCTGTCACTGCTATGACTTAAATATCTGCCATGACATTTGCCAGAGACATGGCCCAAGTCATCCCAAAAATGACACTTATCATTGCCACAACACAAACTCCCACCACAGTGACACCTGTCATTGCCATGGTGACAGCAGCATCCATGACACCTGTCAGTGCAGTGGCAATGTGGGGAACAATTACATCAGTCGTCCTGACTGCTATCATGAAATCAGCGGCCAAGCTTCTGATAGACCTTATGAATCAACAGAGAGCATGCCCATTTTTGGAAAATACATTCTCTTGCTCTGTGGGACTGTCACATTTGGCCTGTCCATCTCGCTGCCTATTTCTTTATCAGTAATGTTCCTCGAATGGCAAGATGCCTTTCAAGTTACCAGAGCTCACACGGCTGCTGTACACTCCACTTGTATTGGGATTATATTTTCTGGAG GAATTATTGCTGGATTCCTTATGGATAAGTTTGGCGCTCGAGCAACATGCCTGATTGGATCTTTTCTTGCTTCCTTTGGACTCTTTTTGGGATTTTTTGCTACCAACATAGACTTCCTCATAGCCACCACTGGGGTTTTGACAG GATCTGGTTTTTGTTTGCTTCAGCTGCCATGTATGCCTTGTATTTCCAAACCATTCACCAAATACAGAAGTCTGAGTATATCTGTTTGTTCCTTTGGTGCTGCAGCCATGAACCTAATATTTCCTCACATGTATAGACTTCTTATTGAGCACTTCAG CTGGCGAGGTGCCTATCTCATTATTAGTGGTCTGGCTTTCAACACTTGTGTCACAAGTTTCATCATGACATCAACAGTCAGAATTAAAAAATGTGTGCCTCCTGCACCCTGTGAGGAAAAGTTACTTTTTCATGTCAAAGATATTCACTACAGCAAAACTGCAGAGAATGGTAGCGATGGTGACTGTGTAAATGTCAGCCACAATTTTGAATTTGCAGTTGATAAGAAATCAGAGCCAAATTTAGATTTGATTGCTTTGTGCATTGAAGAGAAAACATCTCAGAACATAGGGAGAAATAGCATTCAAGTTGTTAGAGAAATGGATTCCCCAGGCAATCAAAAGACTACTGTAGTTTCATTTGTTAGAGCTAAAATGTCAAAATTGTTAGTTTATTTACAAGGCTCAGACTGGAACTTCTTACGTGACCCAGTGTTTCTTCTATATTTACTGTGTCTTGGCATTACCCTTGGCAGTTTATTTGCTTGCTTTGTTCTTTTGATGGATGTGGCCAGGACTAAAAATTATGACCGTTCAACTGGAGCCATATTTATACTGACTGCCTCTGTGGCTAACATAGGTGGGAGATTTGTGGTCTGCCTTTTGAACTTGTCACAGCGGTGTCACAGCTTCGTAATCTTGTGTGCGTTTGGCGGCATAGCCAGTGTTGCCATGATACTTCTTGGCTTTATCACAGACTATGTCTACATTCTGATCTGTCTGGTCTTCATAGGTGGTGGCATTGGTGGGATGGTCAGCATCTATCCCAAATGTGCACTGGACATTAGCATGGCCTGCTCTGGATCATATCCTCTGGCCTTAGGGGTCACCTGCACGAGTGAAGGGATCTTTGACTTTATTGTTCCTGTGGCTATAG ttctaaaAAGTTTTCAATGCAGTAGTTTCTAA